One window from the genome of Musa acuminata AAA Group cultivar baxijiao chromosome BXJ1-4, Cavendish_Baxijiao_AAA, whole genome shotgun sequence encodes:
- the LOC103983065 gene encoding COP9 signalosome complex subunit 7 isoform X2, translating to MDMERRQSEIIDDFVKRAAALYDAAPNLAGLILEATAHPFLFAFSEILSVPSLARLKGTQYSSSLDVLRLFAYGTWSDYKRNAGCLPVLLPDQVRKLKQLSVLTLAEIEKVLSYDHLMEELDVSNVRELEDFLINECMYVGIVRGKLDQSRRCFEVQFAAGRDLRPEQLDNMIQTLNNWSGTSDNLLHMIQEKIKWADTMSEANKMHRKEIVDKVEEVKKSLKADLHLQGHGEIFSEPGGMMDYEEDRSRPKRRRQPMA from the exons atggACATGGAGCGCAGGCAATCGGAGATCATCGATGACTTCGTGAAGCGAGCGGCGGCGCTTTACGATGCCGCTCCCAACCTCGCCGGCCTCATCCTCGAGGCCACCGCCCATCCCTTCCTCTTCGCCTTCTCCGAGATCCTTTCCGTCCCCAGCCTTGCCAGG TTGAAGGGAACGCAGTATTCGTCGTCACTGGATGTGCTTCGCTTGTTCGCCTACGGCACATGGAGCGATTACAAGC GTAATGCTGGTTGTCTTCCAGTGCTATTACCTGATCAAGTCCGCAAGCTGAAGCAACTAAGTGTGTTGACACTGGCTGAGATAGAAAAG GTATTGTCTTATGATCATCTCATGGAAGAGCTGGATGTTTCAAATGTTAGGGAACTTGAAGATTTCCTTATCAATGAGTGCATGTATGTG GGTATTGTAAGAGGAAAACTGGATCAATCACGCAGGTGCTTCGAG GTTCAGTTTGCAGCTGGAAGGGACCTTAGACCTGAACaactagacaacatgattcagaCACTAAATAACTG GTCAGGAACTTCGGATAATTTGCTTCATATGATCCAAGAGAAAATCAAGTGGGCTGATACTATGAGTGAGGCCAACAAGATGCATAGGAAGGAAATTGTGGACAAGGTGGAAGAAGTGAAGAAATCTCTCAAG GCCGACTTGCACTTACAAGGCCACGGAGAGATCTTTTCTGAACCTGGAGGAATGATGGATTATGAAGAAGATCGTTCCCGACCTAAGAG GAGGCGACAACCAATGGCTTGA
- the LOC135585814 gene encoding vacuolar protein sorting-associated protein 32 homolog 2-like isoform X4: MFSKLFRVCRDDSHSSSSEKLKQTLKILEEKEAVLQKKISQEVDRAKGFTRANNKQAAIECLKRKKYYEGKMDQVGTFQLHIRNQEKKLQQDCHPT, translated from the exons ATGTTCTCCAAACTCTTCCGCGTGTGCAGGGACGACTCCCACAGTTCTTCCTCCGAGAAGCTGAAGCAG ACTCTAAAAATACTTGAGGAGAAGGAAGCTGTCTTGCAAAAGAAGATTTCTCAAGAGGTTGACAGAGCAAAGGGATTCACAAGGGCAAATAATAAACAAG CAGCAATAGAGTGCctgaagaggaagaagtattATGAAGGTAAAATGGATCAGGTTGGAACTTTCCAATTGCACATACGCAATCAG GAGAAAAAGCTACAACAAGACTGTCATCCAACATAA
- the LOC135585814 gene encoding vacuolar protein sorting-associated protein 32 homolog 2-like isoform X2: MFYDRKSALVEMQQEGTCWNLFEALLLVSATDIIIKTLKILEEKEAVLQKKISQEVDRAKGFTRANNKQAKNMVHQHAKVSYNTSKIHAEPTSAAIECLKRKKYYEGKMDQVGTFQLHIRNQEKKLQQDCHPT, translated from the exons ATGTTCTATGACAGGAAGTCTGCTTTAGTAGAGATGCAACAGGAAGGCACATGCTGGAACCTGTTTGAAGCTCTTTTGTTGGTATCAGCTACAGATATTATCATCAAA ACTCTAAAAATACTTGAGGAGAAGGAAGCTGTCTTGCAAAAGAAGATTTCTCAAGAGGTTGACAGAGCAAAGGGATTCACAAGGGCAAATAATAAACAAG CTAAAAACATGGTACATCAGCATGCCAAGGTGTCTTACAACACTTCTAAGATTCATGCTGAACCAACATCAG CAGCAATAGAGTGCctgaagaggaagaagtattATGAAGGTAAAATGGATCAGGTTGGAACTTTCCAATTGCACATACGCAATCAG GAGAAAAAGCTACAACAAGACTGTCATCCAACATAA
- the LOC103983065 gene encoding COP9 signalosome complex subunit 7 isoform X1 gives MDMERRQSEIIDDFVKRAAALYDAAPNLAGLILEATAHPFLFAFSEILSVPSLARLKGTQYSSSLDVLRLFAYGTWSDYKRNAGCLPVLLPDQVRKLKQLSVLTLAEIEKVLSYDHLMEELDVSNVRELEDFLINECMYVGIVRGKLDQSRRCFEVQFAAGRDLRPEQLDNMIQTLNNWSGTSDNLLHMIQEKIKWADTMSEANKMHRKEIVDKVEEVKKSLKQADLHLQGHGEIFSEPGGMMDYEEDRSRPKRRRQPMA, from the exons atggACATGGAGCGCAGGCAATCGGAGATCATCGATGACTTCGTGAAGCGAGCGGCGGCGCTTTACGATGCCGCTCCCAACCTCGCCGGCCTCATCCTCGAGGCCACCGCCCATCCCTTCCTCTTCGCCTTCTCCGAGATCCTTTCCGTCCCCAGCCTTGCCAGG TTGAAGGGAACGCAGTATTCGTCGTCACTGGATGTGCTTCGCTTGTTCGCCTACGGCACATGGAGCGATTACAAGC GTAATGCTGGTTGTCTTCCAGTGCTATTACCTGATCAAGTCCGCAAGCTGAAGCAACTAAGTGTGTTGACACTGGCTGAGATAGAAAAG GTATTGTCTTATGATCATCTCATGGAAGAGCTGGATGTTTCAAATGTTAGGGAACTTGAAGATTTCCTTATCAATGAGTGCATGTATGTG GGTATTGTAAGAGGAAAACTGGATCAATCACGCAGGTGCTTCGAG GTTCAGTTTGCAGCTGGAAGGGACCTTAGACCTGAACaactagacaacatgattcagaCACTAAATAACTG GTCAGGAACTTCGGATAATTTGCTTCATATGATCCAAGAGAAAATCAAGTGGGCTGATACTATGAGTGAGGCCAACAAGATGCATAGGAAGGAAATTGTGGACAAGGTGGAAGAAGTGAAGAAATCTCTCAAG CAGGCCGACTTGCACTTACAAGGCCACGGAGAGATCTTTTCTGAACCTGGAGGAATGATGGATTATGAAGAAGATCGTTCCCGACCTAAGAG GAGGCGACAACCAATGGCTTGA
- the LOC103983065 gene encoding COP9 signalosome complex subunit 7 isoform X4, translating to MDMERRQSEIIDDFVKRAAALYDAAPNLAGLILEATAHPFLFAFSEILSVPSLARLKGTQYSSSLDVLRLFAYGTWSDYKRNAGCLPVLLPDQVRKLKQLSVLTLAEIEKVLSYDHLMEELDVSNVRELEDFLINECMYVGIVRGKLDQSRRCFEVQFAAGRDLRPEQLDNMIQTLNNWSGTSDNLLHMIQEKIKWADTMSEANKMHRKEIVDKVEEVKKSLKLNTLSRPTCTYKATERSFLNLEE from the exons atggACATGGAGCGCAGGCAATCGGAGATCATCGATGACTTCGTGAAGCGAGCGGCGGCGCTTTACGATGCCGCTCCCAACCTCGCCGGCCTCATCCTCGAGGCCACCGCCCATCCCTTCCTCTTCGCCTTCTCCGAGATCCTTTCCGTCCCCAGCCTTGCCAGG TTGAAGGGAACGCAGTATTCGTCGTCACTGGATGTGCTTCGCTTGTTCGCCTACGGCACATGGAGCGATTACAAGC GTAATGCTGGTTGTCTTCCAGTGCTATTACCTGATCAAGTCCGCAAGCTGAAGCAACTAAGTGTGTTGACACTGGCTGAGATAGAAAAG GTATTGTCTTATGATCATCTCATGGAAGAGCTGGATGTTTCAAATGTTAGGGAACTTGAAGATTTCCTTATCAATGAGTGCATGTATGTG GGTATTGTAAGAGGAAAACTGGATCAATCACGCAGGTGCTTCGAG GTTCAGTTTGCAGCTGGAAGGGACCTTAGACCTGAACaactagacaacatgattcagaCACTAAATAACTG GTCAGGAACTTCGGATAATTTGCTTCATATGATCCAAGAGAAAATCAAGTGGGCTGATACTATGAGTGAGGCCAACAAGATGCATAGGAAGGAAATTGTGGACAAGGTGGAAGAAGTGAAGAAATCTCTCAAG TTAAACACTTTAAGCAGGCCGACTTGCACTTACAAGGCCACGGAGAGATCTTTTCTGAACCTGGAGGAATGA
- the LOC135585814 gene encoding uncharacterized protein LOC135585814 isoform X1 has product MHNRRENTPLIYYLSSLIFFFLRITMSQSMACQAFDPACLQPSHLSAWLPYLLGPCSPCEYSGFLLMSSSYVKLRLRKLFWFIHSTLHGCLREMFYDRKSALVEMQQEGTCWNLFEALLLVSATDIIIKTLKILEEKEAVLQKKISQEVDRAKGFTRANNKQAKNMVHQHAKVSYNTSKIHAEPTSAAIECLKRKKYYEGKMDQVGTFQLHIRNQEKKLQQDCHPT; this is encoded by the exons ATGCATAATAGAAGAGAAAACACTCCATTAATTTATTATCTATCctctctgattttttttttcttgaggaTAACAATGTCTCAATCTATGGCATGTCAAGCGTTTGATCCTGCTTGTTTGCAGCCTTCACACTTGTCTGCTTGGCTTCCATATTTGCTCGGCCCTTGCAGCCCATGTGAATACAGTGGATTTTTGCTTATGAGCTCTTCTTACGTGAAACTACG GTTGAGGAAGCTGTTTTGGTTCATCCATTCTACCCTGCATGGTTGTCTTCGAGAGATGTTCTATGACAGGAAGTCTGCTTTAGTAGAGATGCAACAGGAAGGCACATGCTGGAACCTGTTTGAAGCTCTTTTGTTGGTATCAGCTACAGATATTATCATCAAA ACTCTAAAAATACTTGAGGAGAAGGAAGCTGTCTTGCAAAAGAAGATTTCTCAAGAGGTTGACAGAGCAAAGGGATTCACAAGGGCAAATAATAAACAAG CTAAAAACATGGTACATCAGCATGCCAAGGTGTCTTACAACACTTCTAAGATTCATGCTGAACCAACATCAG CAGCAATAGAGTGCctgaagaggaagaagtattATGAAGGTAAAATGGATCAGGTTGGAACTTTCCAATTGCACATACGCAATCAG GAGAAAAAGCTACAACAAGACTGTCATCCAACATAA
- the LOC135585814 gene encoding vacuolar protein sorting-associated protein 32 homolog 2-like isoform X3, producing the protein MFSKLFRVCRDDSHSSSSEKLKQTLKILEEKEAVLQKKISQEVDRAKGFTRANNKQAKNMVHQHAKVSYNTSKIHAEPTSAAIECLKRKKYYEGKMDQVGTFQLHIRNQEKKLQQDCHPT; encoded by the exons ATGTTCTCCAAACTCTTCCGCGTGTGCAGGGACGACTCCCACAGTTCTTCCTCCGAGAAGCTGAAGCAG ACTCTAAAAATACTTGAGGAGAAGGAAGCTGTCTTGCAAAAGAAGATTTCTCAAGAGGTTGACAGAGCAAAGGGATTCACAAGGGCAAATAATAAACAAG CTAAAAACATGGTACATCAGCATGCCAAGGTGTCTTACAACACTTCTAAGATTCATGCTGAACCAACATCAG CAGCAATAGAGTGCctgaagaggaagaagtattATGAAGGTAAAATGGATCAGGTTGGAACTTTCCAATTGCACATACGCAATCAG GAGAAAAAGCTACAACAAGACTGTCATCCAACATAA
- the LOC103983065 gene encoding COP9 signalosome complex subunit 7 isoform X3 produces MDMERRQSEIIDDFVKRAAALYDAAPNLAGLILEATAHPFLFAFSEILSVPSLARLKGTQYSSSLDVLRLFAYGTWSDYKRNAGCLPVLLPDQVRKLKQLSVLTLAEIEKVLSYDHLMEELDVSNVRELEDFLINECMYVGIVRGKLDQSRRCFEVQFAAGRDLRPEQLDNMIQTLNNWSGTSDNLLHMIQEKIKWADTMSEANKMHRKEIVDKVEEVKKSLKKLNTLSRPTCTYKATERSFLNLEE; encoded by the exons atggACATGGAGCGCAGGCAATCGGAGATCATCGATGACTTCGTGAAGCGAGCGGCGGCGCTTTACGATGCCGCTCCCAACCTCGCCGGCCTCATCCTCGAGGCCACCGCCCATCCCTTCCTCTTCGCCTTCTCCGAGATCCTTTCCGTCCCCAGCCTTGCCAGG TTGAAGGGAACGCAGTATTCGTCGTCACTGGATGTGCTTCGCTTGTTCGCCTACGGCACATGGAGCGATTACAAGC GTAATGCTGGTTGTCTTCCAGTGCTATTACCTGATCAAGTCCGCAAGCTGAAGCAACTAAGTGTGTTGACACTGGCTGAGATAGAAAAG GTATTGTCTTATGATCATCTCATGGAAGAGCTGGATGTTTCAAATGTTAGGGAACTTGAAGATTTCCTTATCAATGAGTGCATGTATGTG GGTATTGTAAGAGGAAAACTGGATCAATCACGCAGGTGCTTCGAG GTTCAGTTTGCAGCTGGAAGGGACCTTAGACCTGAACaactagacaacatgattcagaCACTAAATAACTG GTCAGGAACTTCGGATAATTTGCTTCATATGATCCAAGAGAAAATCAAGTGGGCTGATACTATGAGTGAGGCCAACAAGATGCATAGGAAGGAAATTGTGGACAAGGTGGAAGAAGTGAAGAAATCTCTCAAG AAGTTAAACACTTTAAGCAGGCCGACTTGCACTTACAAGGCCACGGAGAGATCTTTTCTGAACCTGGAGGAATGA